In Hemicordylus capensis ecotype Gifberg chromosome 4, rHemCap1.1.pri, whole genome shotgun sequence, the genomic window GGGGTTCCCTCTCTCATTCTCCCTTTCATAGCAACAAGGCTGAATGGGAGAGCAGCCCAATAGTACTTATGCTAGCTACAACTCTGAAAATTCATCTCTTCAGTCATGTTCTTCTTACATCACACTGGTGGTTGAAAAAGCATGTTTGGAGATCATAAATGGAGCTTTCAGACATCAGTAAGCCTCACCAGCAACCACAGCTACAAATCCAGAAGTGAAATCAAAGTACTTTATAGAAAAGATACCTGTAATCATGACCGTTTGGAAATGTTGCCTTCGTGCAATGGTTGCTGCTGCTTATGTGCCGATATGCAGGCAGGCTGATCCTATGTATACTTATGGAAATATCtcccactgaatttaatgggGCTTGCTTCCAAACAAGTGAGCATAGGTTTGCAGCCTTAGTGTGCTTGGACTAGTAGAAATCCTATGCATGGAGGATAAATGCCCAACCTACAGGCTGGCACTAGTCAATATCCAGAAATACCCAAGGGAAATAGTTTGAAACTGAACTCCAGAGTTTGAGCTTTGCAAGATTTACCAACAGAGATGCTGTTCAAAGCTACCAGGTGGCAGAGGGAGTTAAATCCCAAGCATGAGTGAGCTAACACAAGGCTGTTTTTATTCTCAAAAAACAATGGAGATAAACTGTTCTGTTCAATGGAGATATAATgttctgtttttgtgtgaatgactatacattcattcattttagaagtgaacttgTTATGGGCCCCCTCAAATTCAGGGTATAGCTAGGGAGTGTGCTGAATATGTGTGGAGGTGCTGAACATGTGTGGATAACAGTACATGCATACAAATATGCAGATTTGTATATAGATTCTATGTGTGTTGTACCTAGGACTATTGCTTTCCTTTAATAGAAATCCTGGTAGAAGGTGGAGAGGGAAAAAAAGAGGAAGAATGATTACTAAATGCAGAAATACCCTTACTAAAGCATTCATGTGGCACTTCAGTGTATTCAAAGAATCCCACATACATCACTTTGCTGTATTCCTTAACAACAAACTGTTAATATAGGTAAATATCCCCATACTGCAATTATGCAGTAGGCAGCTGAGGCAGTGACTGAATGTTGAGTTCATTTCAGAGGCAAGACACAGGACTTTCTCATTTATACATAGGCATAGTCAAGATTCACAATTGGTGTGTCATTGGGGGGGAAAACAGCCAAGGGCATCTATTTAAAACAAATTGATAAATGCAATTGTTTATATTTTAAGTGCTTATGAATGTTGAAAGATGCAGATTACAGTACGTGATCTCAAAGAGGGGAGACACAGAGTAAATTTCCAGTAATTTATTAGATATCAGGCTCTCCGATTTCTTCAGCTCAGCTGGAACACTGGCAAAGCAGTCATTGACCCATTTCTCCCCACACTGTTATTTGAAATTTGGTTCATAAACTTCAATGCTCAGGGAGCAGCAGACAGAAACATCAAGCTTTGCAATGCTCTCAGCTTGAAAGGCATGatccttcttttttttaaagtgaccaaACATCAACTTTATATCATATTCTTAGGTAATGCCCATTTCAAATCACTCCCCACAGCTTTTGGTGGTGCAGTTAAGAAGCATCACTACTATGCAAGTGAGCATTGTAGCCAAaactcaatggctgacattctgaccaaTGAAGTGCTTGCAGATGGATGTTGTACAGCTACTTGCCCCAAGTCTGGAGCTTCATTCCAGACTAGTGATGTGCTACTGCAAGAatgcttgcacttgtgcaactgcagcatttgtttaaagggaacttttggcACAATTGCACAAACCCGTTTTGAGTGCAactatgtgatcttcttgcactagtacaATCTTGTTTGTTAtgcatgtgcttcattagtcaagatatCTGCAAGTATCTTTTGAGTTTTTACCGCAGAAGACTAAAGACAACCTTCAGGGATTCTGCAACGtatgcaaatcaaatcaaatcaaatgtgaCTTTACATTTATCAGTCACAGACAGCCTGATTATAAAATATGAGGTACGTCCACAAACAAAGTTACATTTGCGGGTGGTTCATGGGATAGTGTTTTTAATCCTTGTCGCATTCAGCTTCATCCCGCCCTCCACAGAACAGTCAGATAGGACACTTATTATTTTGCGTAACCATAGGGCTAACCTGTTGACTTCAATGCTGGGGGAACTCTGTGCAGAACATCCCAGTTGCATAGAAAGAGTTGTTTTTCATGTTCATGTCGTTTAGTGTTCCTGCACTGAAATCCATGGGCAAGCCATCCATGGACTTTGGGGCAAAGGCAGTATCACAACCTCCTTAATTTGAATGTTCGGGCTAGGAAATGCATATCAAAACAAAAATAGAGTAATTCTCCATAGTCGGGTGCTTAAGATAAAATACCTCAATACACAATAGGAAAATGTCCAGTATTCAGATAGTTTGCACTTTGCTGAGTAAGTCAATAATACCTTCTTTAGTAAGGAACAAAGCCTCACCAGTATTTTGATCCCATAGTTCAAAGAGAGGAGGTTCATCCAAAACCTTCTTCCCACCAACAATAACATAGGGGAATCCAAGTTTTTTAGCATCTTTTAATCTTTTGCCAATGGTGAGCTTGGTCCGGTCATCCAACACGACCTCCTCTTTAACCTGGGGGACTGCTTCCAGAACACAGTCATATAAATCCTCCAGGAGCacttctgctttcccttccttgctgcctttcTTTGGGGGAATGAGGCAGACTTGATAAGGTGCAATGAGCCTTGGCCAACGAATAGCATCCTCTGTTGAAAGCACTTCAATAGCAGCTGCCAGGATCCGAGTCACACCCAGCCCATAGCAGCCCATTTCAGCTAGAACAGGCTTATTCTGAGAAGTGTGGACCATTGTGTTAAATACAGAAGAGTACTTGGTGCCCAAGAAAAAAGTATGGCCAAGTTCAATTCCTTTGGTCTCAACTAGTTTTCCTTTGCAAACTGGGCAATGCATTTTGTCTGGGCTTACTGTTTCCACATTGGCTGAAAAGTCACAGTTTGCACACATCAGCAGGCGGTCCTCCCCAATGTCAGCAGGGAGCTGAAATTCATGAGACATGGTCCCCCCTATGCTCCCTGTGGCCGCTTGGACTTTCAGAAATCGAAGGCCCAAGCTGTTGAATATGGTGCAGTAAGCATTGCACACGAGGGCATAAGTGTGAAGGGCAGCTTCTTTGGAGTTATCAAAAGTGTACATGTCCTTCATATAGAATTCCCGGCCACGCAGCAACCCAAACCGTGGCTTTGGCTCATCTCGAAACTTTCTTGTTATCTGGTACAGCAAGAGAGGGAGGTGTTTGTAGGACAAGAAACCTTGAGAACCTATTAGGTCCGTGATGGCTTcttcatgggtaggtcctaggcaGTATTCTTGGTTGTGCCTGTCTGCCAGTTGGAAAAGCTCTTTGCCCACCAGTTCCCACCTTCCACTGGCTCTCCAGAGTTCTGCAGAGCATAATGTGGGCATATTCATTTTCTGGCCCCCTATGGCCTGCATTTCTTGGTCTATCACCTTGATGAGTTTCTCCATTGCTCGGACAGTATAAGGCATATAATggaagcagccagggctggcggGACATAGCAGTCCTGCTGATAGCATCAATCTCTGACTTTTACATGTCATTTCCCCAGGTCTGCTCTCCTGCGATGGCACAGTGTCTTCCCGCAGATTCATCAACTGAAAATGCTGGGAAAACAGCAGACGCTTCTTTTTCACAGGAATATCATGGTAAAGCCTGTaatgctgttgctgcttttgaCAACAACCAATATGGTTTGTCAGACCAGGCAGTAATATTTTCCATCTTCTTAGAAGTCCATCCATTTCAAGACTCACAAACGAAGCTCCTCTTTCAAATCTGCTGGTGGAGAGAGACAAAAGGTATACATTTAGCATAAATGGGTGCACACATGAAACTGTGGTGTATCCAAGTGAAAGATTATTCTATAAGATCCAGCTACCGTGAAAGAAAAATTCTACATTTTAGCCAACTTTTTATCAAATATGTGAGCATAAGGCACTTTCAATCACACAGTACAGGACTAGCCCAAGCTGTTCCAGCTGTTGAGTTCGTAAGGCAGTCAGAAGCCTCCAGGAAAAACTTTAGAGCCTAGGAGTGTGCCTCCCAAGTCTGTCTCAATAGTCATTTGGGAGCTGTTTCATCAGCTTCCAAACACATGTGCAGGAAACAAAACAGACATGTGTGCAGTGCTCAGTGATGATGCACAGTTTTTTTTTCTCCCTACATGTGCACGCTCTTGTGTaaataatgggcagcatccagacaaatTAGTcaagactaagcaccattgaaatcagtgaggcAAATTAGACATGCCTAACTTAattttcagtgggatttagttGTGACTAACTAAGTCCAAATGCTGCCCAACAGAACTGTGTGCAGGAATCTCTGATACCAACAAATGTGAAAAAACCTTCACCCCTGAGTGCTCCACACAGTAGCTGCAATTTCCACCACTACGGGTGGGGAGAGGTTTTTTTCAGGCAACTGAAATCCACAAATATGCCAGGAAGGCATGAAGGGGATGCTGAGAAAGCTCACAGGGATGTGTTTTTCCAACTCATTTGTTGGAATCAGACTGCTGACACACAGGCCTTGTGCCCAAAATATGCATAAAGTGTCCCAAAGCTGCTCAACATCAGCAACCCATTGATTTCTGATGTCATTGCAGAAACAAGTAAAATAGTAACTCAGACTTAGCTAGAATTCTTGCAACTTCTGAAGAGCCAAAGGGTTATGGTACAGGCATGGAAGGCAACTCAAGCTCATCTCTGGCCTAAGCAGAAATTCTGTAAAGAACTACCTTTGAAAACTCTCTTTGTTGGAAGAAGTGGAAGcatgggggaagaaggaagaaatgATCCATTTGCACTGTTACAAATTTCTCCCCATGCTTAATCAAAAAAGTAGTTTCTTCTAGACACCCATTGCTGGTTGGTTCAGATTTTTGCTGCACCTAATCCTGAGCC contains:
- the PARS2 gene encoding probable proline--tRNA ligase, mitochondrial isoform X16: MDGLLRRWKILLPGLTNHIGCCQKQQQHYRLYHDIPVKKKRLLFSQHFQLMNLREDTVPSQESRPGEMTCKSQRLMLSAGLLCPASPGCFHYMPYTVRAMEKLIKVIDQEMQAIGGQKMNMPTLCSAELWRASGRWELVGKELFQLADRHNQEYCLGPTHEEAITDLIGSQGFLSYKHLPLLLYQITRKFRDEPKPRFGLLRGREFYMKDMYTFDNSKEAALHTYALVCNAYCTIFNSLGLRFLKVQAATGSIGGTMSHEFQLPADIGEDRLLMCANCDFSANVETVSPDKMHCPVCKGKLVETKGIELGHTFFLGTKYSSVFNTMVHTSQNKPVLAEMGCYGLGVTRILAAAIEVLSTEDAIRWPRLIAPYQVCLIPPKKGSKEGKAEVLLEDLYDCVLEAVPQVKEEVVLDDRTKLTIGKRLKDAKKLGFPYVIVGGKKVLDEPPLFELWDQNTGEALFLTKEGIIDLLSKVQTI